Proteins from one Selenomonadales bacterium genomic window:
- the proB gene encoding glutamate 5-kinase: MPCGIGSDHRPQWSSLSRKYGKEKNRASLIIKLAVQVGVDGVQRSDLQKAKRLVVKVGTSTITYATGQLNYHRIEKLVRELADLANQGKEIILVTSGAIGVGMNRMGLKERPKTIPEKQAAAAVGQGALMHIYEKFFSEYGKVTAQILLTREDSIKHSRFNHSRNALLTLLKMGVIPVINENDAVAVDEIKIGDNDTLSAIVATIVDADALILLSDIEGLYDDNPQTNPNAKKIPLVREITADIEALAGGPGTKNGTGGMQTKIQAAKIAVSSGIHMLIGSGSKENILHALLHDETVGTLFVARESHLQLRKRWLAFGARLAGTITVDKGCENALDAGASLLAAGIVSVDGRFDEGDVVRVLNQKGREIARGRTNYPSTDVEKIRGAHTDEIITILGSKPYDEIIHRDNLVLLAK; encoded by the coding sequence ATGCCGTGCGGAATTGGTTCAGATCATCGGCCGCAATGGTCTTCTCTATCAAGAAAATACGGAAAAGAAAAAAATCGAGCTTCCTTAATCATAAAATTGGCTGTGCAGGTTGGAGTTGATGGTGTGCAGAGAAGTGACTTACAGAAAGCAAAACGTCTGGTAGTCAAAGTAGGTACCAGTACGATCACATATGCTACAGGACAACTGAATTATCATCGTATTGAAAAATTAGTGCGTGAGCTTGCCGATCTTGCCAATCAGGGCAAAGAGATCATTCTTGTTACATCGGGTGCGATCGGTGTCGGTATGAATCGTATGGGACTGAAAGAGCGACCGAAAACGATTCCCGAGAAACAGGCTGCGGCTGCTGTCGGACAAGGGGCTCTCATGCATATTTATGAGAAGTTTTTCTCTGAATACGGCAAAGTTACGGCGCAGATACTTTTGACGCGTGAAGATTCGATCAAGCATAGTCGATTCAATCATTCACGTAATGCGCTGTTGACGCTTCTTAAAATGGGTGTCATTCCCGTCATCAACGAGAATGATGCTGTTGCTGTCGATGAGATCAAGATAGGTGATAATGATACGCTTTCGGCGATCGTAGCAACGATCGTTGATGCTGATGCGCTCATTCTTCTGTCGGATATCGAAGGTCTTTACGATGACAATCCTCAGACGAATCCGAATGCGAAGAAGATACCTCTTGTTCGTGAGATCACGGCTGATATCGAAGCACTTGCAGGTGGTCCGGGTACCAAAAATGGAACAGGTGGAATGCAGACGAAAATACAGGCGGCGAAGATCGCTGTCAGCTCTGGTATCCATATGCTCATCGGTTCGGGCTCCAAGGAAAATATCCTGCATGCACTTCTGCATGACGAAACGGTCGGTACGTTGTTTGTAGCGCGTGAATCGCATCTTCAGCTTCGCAAACGCTGGCTGGCATTCGGTGCACGTTTGGCAGGCACCATTACCGTTGATAAAGGCTGTGAAAATGCACTCGATGCAGGCGCGAGCCTTTTGGCGGCAGGCATCGTTTCCGTTGACGGCAGATTTGATGAAGGCGATGTCGTTCGCGTATTGAATCAAAAAGGTCGCGAAATTGCACGTGGACGTACAAATTATCCGTCAACAGATGTCGAAAAGATTCGTGGTGCGCATACCGATGAGATCATTACGATCTTAGGCAGCAAACCGTACGATGAGATCATTCACAGAGATAACTTAGTCTTATTGGCGAAATAG
- a CDS encoding YhbY family RNA-binding protein gives LVQSVKEALKARELVKVRVLQNCENEPKDIIPVLAKKCRAELVQIIGRNGLLYQENTEKKKIELP, from the coding sequence CACTCGTACAGAGTGTTAAAGAAGCATTGAAAGCACGTGAGCTTGTCAAAGTACGTGTTCTTCAGAACTGCGAAAATGAGCCGAAAGATATCATTCCCGTATTGGCAAAAAAATGCCGTGCGGAATTGGTTCAGATCATCGGCCGCAATGGTCTTCTCTATCAAGAAAATACGGAAAAGAAAAAAATCGAGCTTCCTTAA